A genomic segment from Salvia splendens isolate huo1 chromosome 13, SspV2, whole genome shotgun sequence encodes:
- the LOC121762902 gene encoding auxin-responsive protein IAA9-like encodes MSAPLLGVGGDEYQSNITLLASPTSLESVCQNGSELKERNYMGLSDCSSVGSLAISSTSDYSGRGLNLKATELRLGPPGSLSLGRGSEGCPESSTAVDEKLLFPLHPLKSLVTGNKRVFSDAMNGTSKGKHVLASEFDTMLSPRPSSNPSIKASNEVSAAQQTKVKEAVYKAATNNDASAPATKAQVVGWPPVRQFRKNTLATTSKNNEEVDGNAPNGASFVKVSMDGAPYLRKVDLRTYSAYQGLSSALEKMFSCFTIGQYGSHGAPGAEMMSESKMKDLLNGSEYVLTYEDKDGDWMLVGDVPWEMFIDTCKRLRIMKSSDAIGLAPRAVQKNQGKK; translated from the exons ATGTCTGCACCTCTTCTCGGTGTTGGTGGGGACGAGTACCAAAGCAACATTACCCTGCTGGCTTCTCCAACCTCCTTAGAAAGTGTCTGCCAAAATGGATCAGAACTCAAGGAGCGTAACTACATGGGGCTGTCTGACTGTTCATCAGTTGGTAGCTTGGCAATATCCAGCACCTCAGACTACAGTGGCCGTGGTCTGAACTTAAAGGCCACAGAACTAAGGCTTGGGCCCCCGGGATCCCTGTCTCTGGGGAGGGGTTCAGAGGGTTGTCCTGAGAGTTCCACAGCAGTCGATGAGAAGCTGCTGTTTCCTCTTCATCCCTTGAAGTCACTGGTTACAGGAAATAAACGAGTGTTTTCTGATGCTATGAATGGAACCTCGAAG GGGAAACATGTCCTCGCTTCGGAATTTGATACTATGCTCTCTCCTAGACCTTCCTCGAACCCAAGTATCAAAGCCTCGAACGAAGTCTCTGCAGCCCAACAAACTAAGGTGAAAGAAGCAGTTTACAAAGCTGCTACAAATAACGATGCTAGTGCCCCTGCTACCAA GGCACAAGTTGTTGGCTGGCCACCTGTCAGACAGTTCAGAAAGAATACTCTGGCAACTACCTCAAAGAACAATGAAGAGGTAGATGGTAATGCACCAAATGGCGCATCCTTTGTGAAAGTGAGTATGGATGGTGCTCCATACCTAAGGAAGGTCGACCTCAGAACTTACTCTGCCTACCAGGGACTCTCATCTGCTCTGGAGAAGATGTTCAGCTGCTTTACGATAG GCCAGTATGGTTCCCATGGTGCTCCTGGGGCGGAGATGATGAGTGAGAGCAAAATGAAGGACTTGCTAAACGGATCTGAATATGTTCTAACTTACGAGGATAAAGATGGCGATTGGATGCTTGTTGGTGATGTTCCATGGGA GATGTTTATTGACACATGTAAGAGGCTGAGGATCATGAAGAGTTCAGATGCAATTGGGCTAG CTCCGAGGGCGGTCCAAAAAAATCAAGGCAAGAAATGA